In Nicotiana tabacum cultivar K326 chromosome 19, ASM71507v2, whole genome shotgun sequence, one DNA window encodes the following:
- the LOC107811118 gene encoding gibberellin 20-oxidase-like protein, which translates to MIPESQTPLQLPVLDISQPLNSSTLSSLAAACKEWGFFHVTNHGISNDLYTKIHCLSKHLFNLPSEIKVKAGPSSSLKTYTPHFIASPFFESLKVSGPDFFDSAKGSSDTLKAENNSEFSEILQDYGSKMTELAKVIQKTVLMSLGEEVGMKCYISEFGNCHGYLRINNYSPPDSLEKEVEGLGMHTDMSCITIVYQDELGGLQVRSKDGQWVDIMPCEGTLVVNIGDMLQAWSNDKLRSSEHRVVLKKPINRFSLAFFWCFEDEKVILAPDEVVGKENSRIYKPFVCSDYLKFRVNNEKGKFEKVGFTVKDFAGIGSK; encoded by the exons ATGATTCCTGAATCCCAAACACCATTGCAACTTCCTGTTTTGGACATTTCCCAACCATTAAACTCATCTACTCTATCTTCTCTTGCTGCTGCCTGCAAAGAATGGGGCTTCTTTCATGTTACTAATCATGGAATTTCCAATGATCTTTACACAAAAATTCATTGCCTCTCCAAACACCTCTTCAACCTCCCTTCTGagatcaaagtaaaagcaggtcCTTCCTCATCTCTGAAAACTTATACTCCTCATTTCATAGCATCTCCCTTCTTTGAAAGCCTTAAAGTATCTGGACCGGACTTCTTTGACTCGGCTAAGGGTTCTTCAGATACCCTTAAAGCTGAAAACAATTCAGAATTCAG TGAAATACTGCAAGATTATGGAAGCAAAATGACAGAGTTAGCAAAAGTCATTCAGAAAACTGTATTGATGAGCTTGGGAGAAGAAGTTGGAATGAAGTGTTATATATCTGAATTTGGTAATTGCCATGGTTACTTGAGGATAAATAACTACTCGCCCCCGGATAGTTTAGAAAAGGAGGTTGAAGGTCTTGGTATGCACACTGATATGAGCTGCATAACAATTGTCTATCAAGATGAATTAGGTGGACTTCAAGTAAGATCAAAGGATGGGCAGTGGGTGGATATTATGCCATGTGAAGGAACTCTTGTGGTAAATATTGGTGACATGCTACAAGCTTGGAGCAATGACAAGCTAAGATCCTCTGAACATCGTGTCGTTTTGAAGAAGCCGATTAATCGCTTCTCGTTGGCTTTCTTTTGGTGTTTTGAGGATGAGAAGGTGATCTTAGCACCTGATGAAGTAGTTGGTAAAGAAAATTCAAGAATCTACAAGCCATTTGTTTGCTCTGACTATTTAAAGTTTAGAGTGAACAATGAAAAAGGTAAATTTGAGAAAGTTGGTTTCACAGTTAAAGATTTTGCTGGGATTGGATCTAAGTAA
- the LOC107811119 gene encoding protein PLANT CADMIUM RESISTANCE 7-like, which produces MSPTEIQLAGPSFPITPTALNGTNRLECVANQNVPPKKSPKVSNLEFRPLVPWSTGLFDCCQDVHTCCLTCCCPCITFGRIAEIVDRGSTSCGVSGALYLLILCVTGCSCLYSCFYRSKLRGQYFLDEIPCTDFCSHCCCETCALCQEYRELKNQGFDMSAGWYGNMQRCKRRDVLPPSVQTGMKR; this is translated from the exons ATGTCGCCAACTGAGATTCAACTGGCAGGCCCTTCTTTTCCAATTACACCAACTGCGCTCAACGGCACCAACAGATTAGAATGTGTCGCGAATCAAAACGTTCCTCCAAAGAAAAGCCCTAAAGTTAGCAACTTGGAATTTCGTCCTCTAGTTCCTTGGTCCACTGGTCTATTCGACTGCTGTCAAGATGTACACACTT GTTGCTTAACATGCTGCTGCCCGTGTATCACATTTGGCCGCATAGCAGAGATTGTTGACAGAGGATCAACTT CATGTGGGGTAAGTGGTGCACTCTACTTACTAATTCTGTGCGTGACGGGGTGCTCGTGTTTGTACTCATGCTTCTATCGTTCCAAATTAAGAGGACAATATTTCTTGGACGAAATCCCTTGCACCGATTTCTGCAGCCATTGTTGTTGCGAGACATGTGCATTGTGTCAAGAGTACAGAGAACTTAAAAACCAAGGCTTCGACATGTCCGCAG GTTGGTATGGAAACATGCaaaggtgtaaaagaagagatgtGTTGCCTCCATCAGTTCAAACTGGAATGAAGCGATAG